The genomic stretch CCGGGCTCATGGCAATATCACGGTACCGGTTATACGATTTAAAATAAGGTATGGAGTCACCCACAAAAGCATTCTGAGCGGCATTGAGCTTGAAGCGGTATAGTGTTCCCGCCTTCAGTGTGGGCACCAGCACGGATGGATACCAGCCGGGGATGCCTTTGGAGATGTTCAGGTTATAATATTCAATGCTGGAAGGCGCTATGGTAGGGAATTTCAGCCAGTTACCCACCAGCGCGCACTCCGCAGCCGGCCGGGTGCCGCAACCCGTATAGATCTGTTTCAGCGGTTTCCGGAAATTGGCTTTTACATCAGCCGGCGCATTTTTTTCGGCAATCGGTGTAACGCCCGCCGGTACATAGTTGGGATTTTCCTGGAAACCGAGACCGCTGCAATTGGTGGCCAGCCGCCATTGCACGTATTGGAAGTTCACATTATCCGTATCGCCGGCAATATAGGGCCAGCCATAGTTCCTGCCGCCTTCAATGATGTTCAGCTCATCGTCCGAATTAGGCCCCTGTTCTGAACTGAAAAGGATGCCGTTGGGCGTCAGCACCGGAAAAGGCACGCCGTTGGAAGGCTCTTTCTGCCAGGCCAGGCCCTGCGGATTGCGATGGCCAATGCTGTAGATATGACTGCGGATACCACCCCACAGCGGATTGTCGGCAGGAATGCCGCCATTCAGGCTGATGCGCAGGATCTTGCCGGAATAGTTATCGTAATTCTTTGCCGTCATTTCTGTACTGGTGGGCAGTTTCTGGGAGCGCACCTCCAGGCATTTACGGTCAAACTGGTTATGGCCCAGGTCGCCGCAGGAATAATAGAGTTTGTTATCAGCGCCAATGATCAGCCGGCCGCTGCTATGATCGCCGCTGGCGGGAATTCCTTCCAGGATAGTGGTCTCGCTGCCGGGAACCAGTACTGTGCCATTGAAATAAAATCGCGCAATACGGATATGGTCCCAGTCGTAGCAATAAGCCACATACAGGGAATCCTTGCCCGTGCCGGTGGCAAAGCCCGGGTGAAGGGCCATGCCCAGCATGCCGTTCTGGCCAATACCAGTGGCCACGCCATTGCCCTGGCGGCTGATGTTCAGTTTTACTTTGGCGCGCAGGTCCAGGATAATGGTACGCTGGCCGGTGCCAGTGTCCACGCGGAGGATGCGTCCTACTTTTTCGGTGATGTATAAAAAATTATCCCGGCCGTATTCTATATCGAAGGGATGCGCCAGATAATAACGATTGTTAGTAGCAACAGGCTTTCGGTTCAGCTCCGTGCGTAAAAAGGGTTCGTCCTGGCAGATGCCGATAATAGGCATAAGGGTTAATACCTGGATTGCCCAGGCTGAAGCTATGGCTTTCATAGACTTGACAGAATATTGGATTCGACTTATAAAAGGATTTACACGAACAAAATACAACACCCGATAGGAATTTGGAATAGCTGAATCCCCTTAGCAGCAGCAGTAGTTCTACGATTGACGGTGCAACAGTTTATTATTATGTTTACACTCATCAAATGCAGCAGGAGCCGGCTCTGCAAAGAATTTGATCCATCTCAAAAAGACGGGCCAAAGGCAATCTTCCGGTCACTGCTGCGTTTATTATAATTGAACCGATCTAAACCCTTTATTCTGAGAAAACTCTACAAGATCCGATACTATGAACCCTTATACATTTATGGTCCGCAGCAGCCTGCTGTTGCTGATCACCCTGCTTACCACCAGTTCTTTATGGGCCCAGGCGCCCGATATAAATGTTGCGTTCGGGGTCATTAAATTCGGCAACAGTTATGTGAACGTGTCGAAGAAAACTGCCGGCGGCACTGTGGAGCCCGGAGATACCCTGGAGATCAGGACCTGTTACTGGTTACCCAATAACTACCTGAACAACGCCAACTATTACCTGGTGCGATTTCTTTCCAACATTCCCACAAATACCGTTTTCCTGTCAGACCCCGGCATTCAGCAGATCACCAATGAAGGGGTACTGTACAAGCAGTATACCAGCGCCAACAATGATGATGCCGCCTCCTATGTAGCATCTCCTGCCACCGGGGCCTATAACGTCAGGATGAACCTTGGCAACTCGGCCAGCAAGGTCACGGTCAATACCAATGCCGCCAATGGCGGTGGCCAGGTAGTGGGCGGCACCAATAAACCCAAGCTGAATTCCGGCACCCTGATCACTACCGCTTTCCAGGTGAAAGTGACCGGCGCAGTAGGACAGAACATCACGCTCGGCGCCGCACAGCTGCGCTTCCGGAAAACCAATTCTACCAGCACCGCCACCAGCGATTATGTTATCAAACATACCCAGTACCAGATCATGATCACGGACAATGCGCCCATCTGCGCAGATGCCGTGGGCGCTAATATCGTGGAAGAAGGCGGAGGTACTTTTGACAGCGGCTCCGTGCAGAACCGCGCACCCCGCTCTACCGACTATACCCTGGCCGGCAATGTCCGCAAGAACCTGGCAGTAGGCAGTGAAATTGACGACGGCTACTACACTATCGTTAATAACCTGAGCCCCAGGGCCAGTATAATACCTGGCGCCCGTAAGCAGCCGGATTGTAACGTACCTGCCAGCCTGCCAACCACAGATCCGCTCAACTGTAATAACAGGATGTTCGGCGGTCACTGGGATATCATCGGCGACCATACCGGCAGCGCTACGCCCGCCGGTAATCTACCACCCGCCGCAGGCGGCCAGGGCGGCTACATGCTGGTGGTGAACGCTGAGTACGCTACTATTGAAGCCTATAAGCAATCTATTACCGGCCTTTGTCCCAATACCTCTTACGAGTTCTCCTTCTGGATACGGAACGTATGTACCAACTGCGGTATAGACTCCAACAGCACCCAGACCTGGAAACCAGGCGTGCTGCCTAACCTGACCGTAGCCCTGGATGGTATGGACCGCTACTCCACCGGACAGGTGGATACCGTAGGCTGGGTCAAAAAAGGATTTATGTTCAAGACCGGCGCCACCCAGACCTCCATTGATATTTCTGTCCGGAACAATGCTTCCGGCGGCGGCGGGAACGACTGGGCCCTGGACGATATCTTCCTGCGCACCTGTAACCCCAACCTCACCATGATGCCCTCCACCCTGACCACTATCTGTGATGGCGACCAGGTGAACCTCTCCTGCGTAGTGAAATCTTTCTTCGACAACTATATCAACTATACCTGGGAGCTGAGCACCGATAACGGCCTTAACTGGGCGCCTACCGGGCATAGCGGAGCGGGTATACCCACAAAAAATGCCACCGGCGAATACGAGTACCAGGCCTTCTTCCCCTCCTTCCTGGGGAATACGGCCATGGACGGACATCGTTACCGCTTCCGTGTAGCATCCACCAGCAATAACCTGACCGATGCGGACTGCTCTTTCCTCAATACCACTACCATTGCCGTGAACGTGGAATACTGCCACGTCCTCAGCACCAAAGTGGTGGGCTTCGCCGGCACGCTGGTGAACCGGTTATCAAGACTGGAATGGGCTGTGAAAAATGAAAGCACAGGTACGGTATATGAAGTGGAACGCAGCACAGATGGAACCAGTTTCTCCAGGATCGGCAGCGTTTCCGGAAAAGCCGCAGCCAATGGTGCAGCATCCTATACGTTAACAGACAATACACCGGTGAACGGCGCCGTATATTATCGCCTGCGGATCACAGAGCCCGGCACCCAGCAGCAGTTCAGTAAAACGGTATTGCTCAGCAATTCGGACCTGGAACTGGCCCTGCTGAAACTGGTGAACCCCTTCACCCAGACCCTGAGCTTTGACCTGGTAAGCCCCGCCAAAGGAACAACCGTTATTTCTCTGACCGATATGGTGGGAAGAAGAGTGAAGCAGCTGTCCACACCCGTTACCCGGGGACTGAACAGCATCAAGTTGCATCACCTGGAAGGTCTTGCCAATGGCATCTACCACCTGCGGGTGGAAATGAATGGCCAGGCCATCAACCGCCAGGTAGTAAAGGCAGGAAGATAAGCGGCTTTGTTTTAAAGGATCAACGCATATGTAAAAGGCCCGTCAATGATTGACGGGCCTTTGTTAATCAGTTTGTTGATGGCAGATACATTATACGCCTACCGCCTCATTGACCGTAGCGTTCTTTTCTACGCCTTCGGACTGATGCGGATGCTTGCGGAAAAACTTACGCTGGAATAGCAGGATCACGATAACGCCTACAGAGATAGAGGCATCCGCAATATTGAAGATGGGCGAGAAGAAAGTGAACCGCTCTCCGCCCCAGATGGGGATCCAGGAAGGCATTACCTTATTCTCAATGATGGGCACATACAGCATATCCACCACCTTGCCATGCAGGAATCCCGCATAACCGCCACCGGCAGGGAACAGGGTGGCCATAGGCAGGCTATGATCACTGGCTGAAAAGATCAGCCCGTAAAACATGCTGTCGATCAGGTTACCCAATGCACCGGCAAAGATCATGGCCACACAGACAATGAAGCCCGGATGGTATTTTTTCTGTACAATGCCGCGGATATAGAAAACGCCAAAGATCACCGCTACCAGCCGGAACAGGGTCAACGCCAGTTTGCCCCATTCGCCACCGAATTTCCAACCCCAGGCCATCCCTTCGTTCTCAATAAAGAACAGGCGGAACCAGTTACCCATCAGCGGGATCTGCTGTCCATAGTTCATACCCGTCTTTACCCAGAATTTCAGCACCTGGTCTGCAAGGATAATAGCAATAATGATAAGTGCTACAGTTCTACTCTTCACTATACATTTTTTTAAGTCCGTAAAGATAATAGTTTCATTCCTGAAAATAAACCCGCTTTACACGTTGGGAAACTCCGGTCAGCAGGGTATATGGAATGGTACCTGCCCACCGGGCCACTTCCTGTACCGGCAGGTTCTTGCCAAACAGCTCTACCTCATCACCTTCCATCACGGAAGGCATACCGGTGATGTCTATCATGGTCATATCCATACAGACCGTACCCATAACAGGCGCCAGCCGGCCGTTCACCCAGACTTTACCCACCCCGTTGCCCAAGGCCCGGGGATACCCGTCGGCATAACCGATCCGCACCGTGGCAATCCTGGACTTCCTGGTAACCACGCCTCTGCGGCCATAGCTCACCGTTTCCCCCTCCTTCAATTCCTTGATCTGTGCTATGGTGGATTTGAGGGTGGAAACCTCCTGAAGGCCCGCCCCATGGACTTCTCCGCTGTCTATTCCATATAGCCCGATGCCCAGCCGCACCATGTCCAGCTGGAGATCAGGGTGGCGGCTGATGCCCCCTGTATTAGAGATATGGCGGATAAAAGGGTAAGGCGCCGCCTGTTGCAGCCGCGCCACCATTTCCAGGAATATATTGTACTGCTGCCGGGTATAGTTGTCATGCTGCGGGTCCTCACTGGCGGCCAGGTGACTGAACACACTCTGCACTTTGAAAAGGTTACCCTGCAACGCTTCCAGCAGTTCCGGCAGCTGGCTAAGGGAAAACCCCAGCCGGTTCATACCTGTTTCCAGCTCAATATGTACCGGGTATTGCTGTATGCCCTGCCTTTTCAGGAAAGCTGCAAAGGAACGGAGCAGCCCGGGCGCATACAGGTCCGGTTCCAGGTCATACTGCACCAGCACATCAAAAGTGGATTCATCCACATTCATGACCATCACCGGCAGGTCTATGCCCCCTTTCCGCAGCTCCACGCCCTCATCCGCATAGGCCACCGCCAGGTAATCCACTTTATGGAACTGCAATACATTGGCTATCTCAAAACTGCCGCTGCCGTAGGAAAAGGCTTTCACCATGGCCATCAGCTTTGTCTCGGGCCGCAGCAATTGCTGGAAATGTTTCAGATTGCTCACCACCGCATTCAGGTCTATCTCCAGGACGGTCTGGTGTACTTTCTGTTCCAGCAGCCGGTCTATCGCTTCAAATTCAAATACACGGGCGCCTTTCAGCAGGATGCTCTCATCATGGAAATGCAGCTGGTGGAAGGCGGCTTTGAATTCCGCTACGGTAGCATATAAATGAATGGCAGGTATGCCTGCCTGTTTGAAGATCTTTTCCTGCCGGCTGATGGTCTGCCCGATCCCTATCAGCCGGTCAATACCCCGCTGGTGTAGCGCCTGAGCTACCTGGGCATACAATTCCTGCTCCGTACGGCCGCTCTGCAGTATATCCGATAGGATCACCGTTCGGCGGGGATGCTGTGCCTGCTGCGACAAAAAATCCAGCGCTATGGCAAATGAACTGAGGTCCGCACTGTAGCTGTCGTTGATCACTGAACAGTTATTGATCCCGTTCTTCATCTCCAGCCGCATAGCCACATGCGATAGCTGCGCCAGCTGCTGCCGGATAACAGTGGCCGGCACTTCCAGCTGCAGCAGCAGGCACCAGCAATGCAGCGCATTTTCTATGGAGGCCGCATCGGTGAACGGGATACTGATCTCCTGCGGTCGCTGTTGATACAACGCCTGTATCACTGTATCCGTCCGGCTGCTGGTAATACTGGTCACCTGCAGGGTAGCTTCAGCGCTACGGCCCCAGCTTACCAGCCGGAGGCCGGGATGCTCCCCGGCAAAAGGAATAATGGCAGCCTGCAGCTCCGGCATATCCCGGCAATAGATCAGGGTGCCTGCCTGCCGGAACAGCTGTAATTTTTCACGCACTTTCTCAGCTATACTGTCAAATCCTTCACTATGCGCTTCGCCGATATTGGTAAAAATGCCGATAGTAGGCTGAATGATATCCGCCAGCTTCTCCATCTCACCCCGGGTGGAAATACCTGCTTCAAAAATGGCCAGTTCATGGTGCTCATTCATGGCCCATACACTCAGCGGTACCCCCAGCTGCGAGTTATAGCTTTTGGGACTGCGGATAATAGCGTACCGGGTATCCAGTAACTGGTTGAGCCATTCCTTCACCATCGTTTTACCATTGCTGCCGGTAATGCCAAGGACCGGGATAGCAAAACGGGAGCGGTGCCAGGCCGCCAGCGCTTGCAGGGCTTCCAGGCTATCAGCCACCTGGATGATATTGGCGCCGGGCAGGGAACTGGTATCCACCGGCTGGCTCACCACAAAATTCCGTACACCCTTGGCATAGAGGCTGCCGATAAAATCATGGCCGTCACGCCGGGGCCCGTGCAGGGCAAAGAATAAAGAAGTATGGGGGAAGATGAGCTTGCGGCTGTCAATCAGCAACTGTTCAATGGGAGCATTATCCTGCCGATGCAGGAAATGACCGCCAATGATGGAAAGGATATTGTCAATGAAATAGTTCACAGCTTGAATTTATCAGTGCAGGTCCCGCTCCGTCGCATGACCGTGCTCCTGCACAGGCGCTTTGGCCTTTGTCCGGTTAGCCACATTCAGGGAGTAAACGATGGAGGCGGTAATACTGGTCACAATCACCAGTAGCGAGATATAGACCGGCACATGGATCCCGAAATATTCTATCAGCATCTTGATCCCGATAAAGATCAGCACAAAGGCGATGCCCTGCTGCAGGTGGGAGAATTTATCAGCAGCACCCTTCAGCAGGAAGAACAGGGAGCGAAGGCCCAGGATAGCGAAGATATTACTGGTATACACTACCAGGATATCCTTGGAGATCACCATCACCGCCGGGATAGAGTCCACGGCAAATACAATATCAGTGGTGGCCAGCATGATCACCACCACAAAAAGGGAGGTATAGAGCCGCTTGCCGTTTGCTGTTTTCACAATGTACCGCCCCCCCATATCATCCAGGGTAATAGGCAGGAACCTGCGCAAAAGAAGGTATACTTTGTTGCTGCCCGGATCAAAATTGTCTTCGCTCTTATGGGCAAACATCTTGATGCCGGTATACAGCAGGAAGGCGCCGAAGATATACAGGACCCAGTGTGCCTTGTTCACCAGCTCCATGCCCACCGTGATAAACAATACCCGGAAGATGATGGCCATCAGGATGCCGATCAGCAGCACCCTTGCATAGTAAACATCTTTTACCCGGAAAAAATTGAAGATGAGGATGAACACGAAGATATTGTCAATACTGAGGCTTTTCTCCATCAGGTAGGCGCTCACATATTCCAGGGCCTGAACCTTGCCCAGCTCAAACCACACGAATACGCCAAAACCCAGCCCCAGCGCTACCCAGAAAATGCTGACCCAGAGCGCCTGCTTCAGGGATACATGGGTGGATTTTTTGCTGAATAGTCCGAGATCAATAACAATGGCCAGTACTAAGACAATTCCGAAA from Candidatus Pseudobacter hemicellulosilyticus encodes the following:
- a CDS encoding TerC/Alx family metal homeostasis membrane protein, whose product is MMTPDQITYLVFGIVLVLAIVIDLGLFSKKSTHVSLKQALWVSIFWVALGLGFGVFVWFELGKVQALEYVSAYLMEKSLSIDNIFVFILIFNFFRVKDVYYARVLLIGILMAIIFRVLFITVGMELVNKAHWVLYIFGAFLLYTGIKMFAHKSEDNFDPGSNKVYLLLRRFLPITLDDMGGRYIVKTANGKRLYTSLFVVVIMLATTDIVFAVDSIPAVMVISKDILVVYTSNIFAILGLRSLFFLLKGAADKFSHLQQGIAFVLIFIGIKMLIEYFGIHVPVYISLLVIVTSITASIVYSLNVANRTKAKAPVQEHGHATERDLH
- a CDS encoding bifunctional UDP-N-acetylmuramoyl-tripeptide:D-alanyl-D-alanine ligase/alanine racemase, which gives rise to MNYFIDNILSIIGGHFLHRQDNAPIEQLLIDSRKLIFPHTSLFFALHGPRRDGHDFIGSLYAKGVRNFVVSQPVDTSSLPGANIIQVADSLEALQALAAWHRSRFAIPVLGITGSNGKTMVKEWLNQLLDTRYAIIRSPKSYNSQLGVPLSVWAMNEHHELAIFEAGISTRGEMEKLADIIQPTIGIFTNIGEAHSEGFDSIAEKVREKLQLFRQAGTLIYCRDMPELQAAIIPFAGEHPGLRLVSWGRSAEATLQVTSITSSRTDTVIQALYQQRPQEISIPFTDAASIENALHCWCLLLQLEVPATVIRQQLAQLSHVAMRLEMKNGINNCSVINDSYSADLSSFAIALDFLSQQAQHPRRTVILSDILQSGRTEQELYAQVAQALHQRGIDRLIGIGQTISRQEKIFKQAGIPAIHLYATVAEFKAAFHQLHFHDESILLKGARVFEFEAIDRLLEQKVHQTVLEIDLNAVVSNLKHFQQLLRPETKLMAMVKAFSYGSGSFEIANVLQFHKVDYLAVAYADEGVELRKGGIDLPVMVMNVDESTFDVLVQYDLEPDLYAPGLLRSFAAFLKRQGIQQYPVHIELETGMNRLGFSLSQLPELLEALQGNLFKVQSVFSHLAASEDPQHDNYTRQQYNIFLEMVARLQQAAPYPFIRHISNTGGISRHPDLQLDMVRLGIGLYGIDSGEVHGAGLQEVSTLKSTIAQIKELKEGETVSYGRRGVVTRKSRIATVRIGYADGYPRALGNGVGKVWVNGRLAPVMGTVCMDMTMIDITGMPSVMEGDEVELFGKNLPVQEVARWAGTIPYTLLTGVSQRVKRVYFQE
- a CDS encoding lipoprotein signal peptidase gives rise to the protein MKSRTVALIIIAIILADQVLKFWVKTGMNYGQQIPLMGNWFRLFFIENEGMAWGWKFGGEWGKLALTLFRLVAVIFGVFYIRGIVQKKYHPGFIVCVAMIFAGALGNLIDSMFYGLIFSASDHSLPMATLFPAGGGYAGFLHGKVVDMLYVPIIENKVMPSWIPIWGGERFTFFSPIFNIADASISVGVIVILLFQRKFFRKHPHQSEGVEKNATVNEAVGV
- a CDS encoding PQQ-dependent sugar dehydrogenase, with the translated sequence MKAIASAWAIQVLTLMPIIGICQDEPFLRTELNRKPVATNNRYYLAHPFDIEYGRDNFLYITEKVGRILRVDTGTGQRTIILDLRAKVKLNISRQGNGVATGIGQNGMLGMALHPGFATGTGKDSLYVAYCYDWDHIRIARFYFNGTVLVPGSETTILEGIPASGDHSSGRLIIGADNKLYYSCGDLGHNQFDRKCLEVRSQKLPTSTEMTAKNYDNYSGKILRISLNGGIPADNPLWGGIRSHIYSIGHRNPQGLAWQKEPSNGVPFPVLTPNGILFSSEQGPNSDDELNIIEGGRNYGWPYIAGDTDNVNFQYVQWRLATNCSGLGFQENPNYVPAGVTPIAEKNAPADVKANFRKPLKQIYTGCGTRPAAECALVGNWLKFPTIAPSSIEYYNLNISKGIPGWYPSVLVPTLKAGTLYRFKLNAAQNAFVGDSIPYFKSYNRYRDIAMSPDGKIFLITDSVGSTSGPSSHNPATLDNPGALLVFQYIGMPLSLKDPNEPGPENPLRITVAPNPARDFIHVDFGRLPYKPVRYQLYDMLGRLAVEGSSSTAAFTIQVAQLRRGMYVLKLLNRYGAELRMDKILLQ
- a CDS encoding T9SS type A sorting domain-containing protein, which encodes MNPYTFMVRSSLLLLITLLTTSSLWAQAPDINVAFGVIKFGNSYVNVSKKTAGGTVEPGDTLEIRTCYWLPNNYLNNANYYLVRFLSNIPTNTVFLSDPGIQQITNEGVLYKQYTSANNDDAASYVASPATGAYNVRMNLGNSASKVTVNTNAANGGGQVVGGTNKPKLNSGTLITTAFQVKVTGAVGQNITLGAAQLRFRKTNSTSTATSDYVIKHTQYQIMITDNAPICADAVGANIVEEGGGTFDSGSVQNRAPRSTDYTLAGNVRKNLAVGSEIDDGYYTIVNNLSPRASIIPGARKQPDCNVPASLPTTDPLNCNNRMFGGHWDIIGDHTGSATPAGNLPPAAGGQGGYMLVVNAEYATIEAYKQSITGLCPNTSYEFSFWIRNVCTNCGIDSNSTQTWKPGVLPNLTVALDGMDRYSTGQVDTVGWVKKGFMFKTGATQTSIDISVRNNASGGGGNDWALDDIFLRTCNPNLTMMPSTLTTICDGDQVNLSCVVKSFFDNYINYTWELSTDNGLNWAPTGHSGAGIPTKNATGEYEYQAFFPSFLGNTAMDGHRYRFRVASTSNNLTDADCSFLNTTTIAVNVEYCHVLSTKVVGFAGTLVNRLSRLEWAVKNESTGTVYEVERSTDGTSFSRIGSVSGKAAANGAASYTLTDNTPVNGAVYYRLRITEPGTQQQFSKTVLLSNSDLELALLKLVNPFTQTLSFDLVSPAKGTTVISLTDMVGRRVKQLSTPVTRGLNSIKLHHLEGLANGIYHLRVEMNGQAINRQVVKAGR